In a genomic window of Rubrobacter calidifluminis:
- a CDS encoding thiamine pyrophosphate-dependent enzyme: METPGRVLKLDPIRSIKKAPVEEYFESGHRTCQGCLSSLPMRLMAKAAGPRTIVLGSTGCMYVANTTYMTTPWVVPWMHTQLGAAGSAAVGTAAGLKALMRKGKIKDEPINVIAFCGDGGGADMGLSAISAALTDIEYNLLIFLYDNESYANTDIQTSGQTPWGAVTTFSPPGKKHRIMQRRWKKNVPGMLAAGHPDTRYIASGTPAMPVDMMDKVRAALRAGGPTYIHVLDPCPKGWHYDPEHSVELGKLALETGIYPLYEIKDGVLEFTGITKQIATGRRRRKPVREYLEKQGRFAHFKNQDYAYFQKKVDEMWEQWIIPCVVAFSYGGPINITGSEPRVRNKNVERVNASWTGEPGHAHEQYEGVSDAPSEPWRDDNRLDEYPNALPSTGH; encoded by the coding sequence GTGGAGACACCGGGACGGGTTCTCAAGCTCGACCCCATAAGGTCGATAAAGAAAGCACCGGTGGAGGAGTACTTCGAGTCCGGGCACAGGACATGCCAGGGGTGTCTCTCCTCGCTGCCGATGCGGCTGATGGCCAAGGCGGCCGGCCCGCGCACGATCGTGCTCGGCTCGACCGGGTGCATGTACGTGGCCAACACCACCTACATGACCACCCCCTGGGTCGTGCCCTGGATGCACACCCAGCTCGGGGCCGCCGGCTCCGCGGCGGTCGGGACCGCGGCCGGGCTCAAGGCGCTGATGCGCAAGGGCAAGATCAAGGACGAGCCCATAAACGTGATCGCGTTCTGCGGCGACGGCGGCGGGGCCGACATGGGGCTCTCGGCCATAAGCGCCGCGCTCACCGACATCGAGTACAACCTCCTGATCTTCCTCTACGACAACGAGTCCTACGCCAACACCGACATCCAGACCTCGGGGCAGACGCCTTGGGGGGCGGTGACCACCTTCAGCCCGCCCGGAAAGAAGCACCGCATCATGCAGCGTCGGTGGAAGAAGAACGTCCCCGGCATGCTCGCCGCCGGGCACCCCGACACCAGGTACATAGCCTCCGGGACCCCGGCGATGCCGGTCGACATGATGGACAAGGTGCGGGCGGCCCTGCGCGCGGGGGGGCCGACCTACATCCACGTGCTCGACCCGTGCCCGAAGGGCTGGCACTACGACCCCGAGCACTCCGTCGAGCTCGGCAAGCTCGCGCTCGAGACCGGCATCTACCCGCTCTACGAGATCAAGGACGGGGTGCTGGAGTTCACCGGGATAACCAAACAGATAGCCACGGGCCGGCGGCGCCGCAAGCCGGTGCGCGAGTACCTGGAGAAGCAGGGGCGCTTCGCCCACTTCAAGAACCAGGACTACGCCTACTTCCAGAAGAAGGTCGACGAGATGTGGGAGCAGTGGATCATCCCGTGCGTCGTCGCCTTCAGCTACGGCGGGCCCATAAACATAACCGGTTCGGAGCCGAGGGTGAGGAACAAAAACGTCGAGCGGGTGAACGCCTCGTGGACCGGGGAGCCAGGACACGCCCATGAGCAGTACGAGGGTGTCTCCGACGCCCCGAGCGAGCCCTGGCGTGATGACAACCGGCTAGACGAATACCCGAACGCCCTGCCGTCCACCGGGCACTAG
- a CDS encoding Nramp family divalent metal transporter, with translation MPADSDEGASAANYREGRLHSQAHRVEGTPEAPAGEVRGTEERYWDPGRGEPMPIRRLPEAPVALHLFGPAMVLVALGVGLGETFMWPRLVIIFGPQIRWLFLIGVSLQAVVMLEMARYAMATGESIFFGAARIAKPFMWFFFAVAILVYIWPGHVSLGAQAFEYMTGIGWLGTAIVGIIIMGVIYTVAKYVYSILEAVLSVLIGLLVIGSVIVAGIVGTWHQLWATLYGLVSFGYMPKAAMSAAWFPVIVGSIAFAGPSGMQQMWYTLWLRDKGAGMGAHIPRIKGLIHLDEEEETMPSRGFMFDTEDRDEMRKWRDWRRWVSFDAILLFWGITMLVTIVFTILAQAAGQINPHVIGVIKGGDETAAISAIAAAYKSAGGTVLKLVYLGFIAIVGWKGTFGIFDAFARGQSDMTYYFIPGARRFSMNKLYFGFLYGVMAFGILVLLFGPADGPASVLDILAFLSTFAMGAYCILLLFTNNLLLPKRIRPNMIVNVILAAGAIFYLGMLFYSLFRFGVVVG, from the coding sequence ATGCCGGCTGACAGCGACGAGGGCGCTTCTGCCGCCAACTACAGGGAGGGGCGGCTTCACAGCCAGGCTCATCGCGTGGAGGGGACACCCGAGGCGCCAGCGGGGGAGGTGCGAGGAACAGAGGAAAGGTACTGGGACCCCGGACGCGGAGAGCCGATGCCGATCCGGAGGCTCCCGGAGGCACCGGTGGCGTTGCACCTCTTCGGACCGGCGATGGTCCTGGTGGCGCTCGGTGTGGGGCTCGGCGAGACCTTCATGTGGCCACGGCTCGTCATAATCTTCGGGCCGCAGATCCGGTGGCTGTTTTTGATCGGGGTTTCGTTGCAGGCCGTGGTGATGCTCGAGATGGCCCGTTACGCGATGGCGACTGGCGAGAGTATCTTCTTCGGGGCGGCGCGGATAGCCAAGCCGTTCATGTGGTTCTTCTTCGCGGTGGCGATCCTGGTGTACATCTGGCCGGGGCACGTCTCGCTGGGCGCCCAGGCCTTCGAGTACATGACCGGGATAGGATGGCTCGGCACGGCCATAGTGGGGATAATCATCATGGGGGTCATCTACACGGTGGCCAAATACGTCTACAGCATACTCGAGGCCGTGCTCTCCGTCCTGATCGGGCTTCTGGTGATAGGTTCGGTTATAGTCGCCGGGATCGTGGGGACCTGGCACCAGCTGTGGGCCACGCTCTACGGGCTGGTCTCCTTCGGGTACATGCCCAAGGCGGCGATGAGCGCGGCGTGGTTCCCGGTGATCGTCGGTTCTATAGCTTTCGCCGGTCCTTCGGGCATGCAGCAGATGTGGTACACGCTCTGGCTGCGCGACAAGGGCGCGGGTATGGGGGCGCACATCCCCAGGATCAAGGGCCTCATCCACCTGGACGAGGAAGAGGAGACCATGCCCTCGCGGGGGTTCATGTTCGACACCGAGGATCGGGACGAGATGCGCAAGTGGCGCGACTGGAGGCGGTGGGTGAGCTTCGACGCCATCCTGCTTTTCTGGGGCATAACGATGCTCGTGACCATCGTCTTCACGATCCTGGCTCAGGCCGCCGGTCAGATCAACCCCCACGTGATCGGCGTGATCAAGGGCGGTGACGAGACGGCGGCGATCTCGGCCATCGCGGCGGCGTACAAGAGCGCCGGCGGCACGGTGCTCAAGCTCGTCTACCTGGGCTTCATTGCGATCGTCGGCTGGAAGGGGACCTTCGGGATCTTCGACGCCTTCGCCCGCGGCCAGTCGGACATGACCTACTACTTCATCCCGGGAGCGCGCCGCTTCAGCATGAACAAGCTGTACTTCGGCTTCCTCTACGGGGTGATGGCCTTCGGCATACTGGTCCTGCTGTTCGGCCCCGCGGATGGCCCGGCCTCCGTGCTCGACATCCTGGCGTTCCTCTCGACGTTCGCGATGGGTGCCTACTGCATCCTGCTGCTGTTCACCAACAACCTGCTGCTTCCGAAGAGGATCCGCCCGAACATGATCGTCAACGTCATACTGGCGGCCGGGGCGATCTTCTACCTGGGCATGCTGTTCTACAGCCTGTTCCGTTTCGGGGTGGTGGTGGGTTGA
- a CDS encoding TerC family protein produces MGVIFTAVMLSGDNAVVIALAAGRLKRRERKRAIFWGAAGAVFLLLVFASVVTLLLQIPYFRVAGGFLLFYIAWKLIQGEGEAENPKVQGGESIWQAIRIIVVADVLMSLDNVLALIGVSGGNLWLLGVGLASTVPVVFWGSRLLIRVLERWGWLVYAGAALLGWVAIGMIFSDDSVQRFAASVRGFEDPIEAAITAAFVLFCWLWARSRRYPLQRDDDRREP; encoded by the coding sequence TTGGGCGTAATCTTCACCGCTGTTATGCTCTCCGGAGACAACGCGGTGGTGATCGCTCTGGCAGCGGGGAGGCTGAAAAGACGAGAACGCAAGAGAGCCATCTTTTGGGGGGCGGCCGGGGCCGTCTTCTTGCTGCTCGTGTTCGCCTCGGTTGTCACCCTGCTGCTGCAGATACCCTACTTCCGCGTCGCGGGGGGCTTTTTGCTCTTCTACATAGCCTGGAAACTCATCCAGGGGGAAGGGGAAGCCGAAAACCCGAAGGTCCAGGGCGGAGAGAGTATCTGGCAGGCCATAAGGATAATAGTGGTGGCCGACGTCTTGATGTCCCTCGACAACGTTCTTGCCCTGATCGGGGTCTCCGGAGGCAACCTCTGGCTGCTCGGGGTGGGGCTGGCCTCCACCGTGCCGGTTGTCTTCTGGGGGAGCCGGCTCCTCATCCGGGTGCTGGAGCGCTGGGGCTGGCTCGTCTACGCCGGGGCCGCGCTGCTCGGGTGGGTGGCAATCGGTATGATCTTCAGCGACGACTCTGTGCAGAGGTTCGCCGCCTCGGTGCGCGGCTTCGAGGACCCGATAGAGGCGGCGATCACCGCCGCCTTCGTGCTCTTCTGCTGGCTGTGGGCCAGAAGCAGGCGATATCCACTGCAGCGGGACGACGACCGTCGGGAGCCGTGA
- a CDS encoding YjbE family putative metal transport protein (Members of this highly hydrophobic protein family,regularly are found preceded by the yybP-ykoY manganese riboswitch (see RF00080). A metal cation transport function is proposed.) has product MAGPRVAVEDLLDASGLLADWGVLARLPGILLVNLILSGDNAVVIALAARTLKDRQRRRAIVYGSAGAVGLRILFAGFISLLLELPFLQAAGALLLLWIAWNLSGDDPGVSEVRAGSSVLGAVKIIILADAVMSLDNVLALIGVSGGNLWLLGVGVAMTVPLVVWGSSFLTSLLERWTWLIYAGTGLLVWVAAGMFLDDSAIRALVDVPARLEDAIGLAAAAFFVASSWLVRRGRGSA; this is encoded by the coding sequence ATGGCTGGCCCGCGGGTTGCAGTAGAAGACCTCCTCGACGCCTCCGGGCTCCTCGCGGATTGGGGAGTGCTGGCCCGGCTGCCGGGCATACTCCTGGTCAACCTGATCCTCTCGGGAGACAACGCGGTGGTCATCGCTCTCGCAGCGCGAACCCTCAAGGACCGGCAGCGGCGCCGGGCCATCGTGTACGGTTCCGCCGGCGCCGTAGGCCTGAGGATCCTGTTCGCCGGCTTCATCTCCCTGCTCCTCGAGCTCCCCTTCCTGCAGGCGGCGGGCGCGCTGCTTCTGCTCTGGATCGCCTGGAACCTCTCCGGCGACGACCCCGGTGTAAGCGAGGTAAGGGCCGGAAGCAGCGTTCTCGGGGCCGTGAAGATCATAATTCTCGCCGATGCGGTGATGTCCCTCGACAACGTTCTGGCCCTGATCGGGGTCTCCGGGGGCAACCTGTGGCTGCTCGGGGTCGGGGTGGCGATGACCGTGCCGCTCGTGGTCTGGGGCAGCTCCTTCCTTACCTCTCTGCTGGAGCGGTGGACCTGGCTGATCTACGCCGGGACGGGCCTTCTGGTCTGGGTCGCCGCCGGGATGTTCCTGGACGACAGCGCGATCCGGGCCCTCGTCGACGTTCCCGCACGCCTTGAGGATGCCATCGGGCTGGCCGCCGCCGCGTTCTTCGTCGCCTCCAGCTGGCTCGTGCGACGCGGCAGGGGTAGTGCGTGA